The genomic window GGGCAGCGCCAACCGCATCGCCTACTGCGCGAGCAAGGCCGGCCTGGACAACCTCACCCTGTCCTTCGCCGCCAGCCTTGCGCCGCGCATCAAGGTCAACGGCATCGCGCCGGCACTGATCCTGTTCAACGAAGGCGACGACGACGCCTACCGCGCCCGTACCCTGGCGAAATCCGCCATGGGCATCGAGCCCGGCCCGGACGTGATCTACCAGAGCGTGCGCTACCTGCTCGACAGCCCCTACGTGACCGGCACTACCCTCACCGTCAACGGCGGCCGGCATCTCAAATGACCCGCCCGGCGCGGGCGCGAGGAACTCCCACCATGATCGACGACATGTCTCACCAGTACCGTGAGATTCTCAAGGGACTCGGCGAAGACCCGACCCGCGAAGGCCTGCTGGACACGCCCAAGCGGGCGGCCAAGGCCATGCAGTACCTCTGCCACGGCTACGGCCAGACGCTGGAGGAAATCGTCAACGGCGCGTTGTTCGCCTCGGACAATGACGAAATGGTCATCGTCAAGGACATCGAGCTGTACTCGCTGTGCGAACACCACCTGCTGCCCTTCATCGGCAAGGCCCACGTGGCGTACATTCCCACCGGCAAGGTGCTGGGCCTGTCGAAGGTGGCGCGCATCGTCGACATGTTCGCGCGCCGCCTGCAGATCCAGGAAAGCCTGACCCGGCAGATCGCCGAGGCGGTCCAGCAGGTCACCAGCGCCGCCGGCGTGGCGGTGGTGATCGAGGCGCAGCACATGTGCATGATGATGCGCGGGGTGGAGAAGCAGAACTCGGTGATGAACACCTCGGTGATGCTCGGCGCCTTCCGCGCCTCCAACACCACCCGCCAGGAATTCCTGCAACTGATCGGACGGAGCAAGTGACATGACGCAATTGCAGCCGGGCATGGCGCGAATTCGGGTCAAGGACCTGCGCGTACGCACCTATATCGGCATCAAGGAAGAGGAAATCCTCAACAAGCAGGATGTGCTGATCAACCTGACCATCCTCTACCCGGCGGCCGACGCGGTGCAGGTCAACGACATCGAGCATGCGCTGAATTACCGCACCATCACCAAGGCGATCATCGCCCACGTCGAGGAAAACCGCTTCGCCCTGCTCGAGCGGCTGACCCAGGAACTGCTCGACCTGGTCATGGCCAACCCGGCCGTGCGCTACGCCGAAGTGGAAGTGGACAAGCCCCACGCCCTGCGCTTCGCCGAGTCGGTATCCATCGCCCTGGCCGCCCAGCGCTGAGCCACGCCTGCCACCCTGCACGCCCGTGCCAGTCGGCCAACGGGCGTTGCTGGCAGATCGCCCGCCTCTTAGAATCTCGCCAGCCCCGCCATGCGCCTGCGATGCGCCACAGTGAGAAACCTGCCATGACCGAGCCGATGAACCTGACCGACGAGCAGCGCACCGAACTGGAAGCCGCCGCGTTCCGCACCCTGGTGCAGCACCTGCGGACCCGCAAGGACGTGCAGAACATCGATCTGATGAATCTTGCCGGGTTCTGCCGCAACTGCCTGTCCAAGTGGTACAAGGCCGCGGCGGACGACATGGGCCTGCCGGTCAGCCCCGACCAGGCCCGCGAAGAGATCTACGGCATGCCTTACGCCGAATGGAAGGCCAAGTACCAGACGGACGCCTCGCCCGAACAACAGGCGGCCTTCGATAACGCGAAGAAACACTAAGAGTTTGCCTTGATGACCCTCAACGATTTCCGCTCGCGCCTGCGCAGCGAGCAGCACCTGTTCACCGATACCCTGGCGTACATCGCCGAGCACTACAGCTACACCCCCAGCGCCTTCACCAACGGCAGCGTGGAAAACCCCGCCGGGCAGAACGAAGGTTCCTGCAAGACCCTGGGTTTTGCCATTCTCGAGGGGCTGAGCGAAGAAGAGTCGCTGCTGGCCTTCGGCGAGCACTACCGCGCCGTGCGCGACAATCCCGAAGGCACCGACCACGCCAACATCCGTGCCTTGCAGGTCACCGGCCTGGCCGGCGTCAACTTCGAACGCCAACCGCTGTCGCGTCGCGGCTGAGGTTCTTCCGCTCCATGAAAAAGCCCCGCATCAGCGGGGCTTTTTTCTTGGAACATCGGACCGGAGCTCCCCTGTGGGAGCGCGCCACGAGCGCGATCGCGGGCATGGCCCGCTCCTACAACGGGCATCGGTGCCGGGAGCTGAATGGGCGTCGGTTCGGCAGTACGCATGGCGCCAAATATGGTAGGAGCGAGCTTGCTCGCGAACCGCACAACTCCGTGCCTGGCAGGTTCGCGAGCAAGCTCGCTCCTACGAAGTCTCCGAGTGGGCAAGAAAAAGGCCCCGCAAGCGGGGCCCCTTCCTGCACGCCGGCTCTTCGGGCCGTTACAGGGAATCCAGGTAACGCTCCACATCCAGCGCGGCCATGCAGCCGGCGCCGGCGGAGGTGATCGCCTGGCGGTAGACGTGGTCGGCCACGTCGCCGGCGGCAAAGACACCGGGAATGCTGGTCGAGGTGGCATTGCCGTCACGGCCGCCGTTGACCACCAGGTAGCCGTCCTTCAGCGCCAGTTGGCCTTCGAACAGCGAGGTATTGGGCGTGTGGCCGATGGCGACGAACAGGCCATCGACAGTCAGCTGCGAGGTCTCGCCATCGTTGTGGCGCAGGCGCACGCCGGTAACGCCCATGTCGTCGCCCAGCACCTGCTCCACCTGGGCATTCAGGCGCAGCTCGATCTTGCCTT from Pseudomonas sp. GCEP-101 includes these protein-coding regions:
- the folE gene encoding GTP cyclohydrolase I FolE — translated: MIDDMSHQYREILKGLGEDPTREGLLDTPKRAAKAMQYLCHGYGQTLEEIVNGALFASDNDEMVIVKDIELYSLCEHHLLPFIGKAHVAYIPTGKVLGLSKVARIVDMFARRLQIQESLTRQIAEAVQQVTSAAGVAVVIEAQHMCMMMRGVEKQNSVMNTSVMLGAFRASNTTRQEFLQLIGRSK
- the folX gene encoding dihydroneopterin triphosphate 2'-epimerase, whose protein sequence is MTQLQPGMARIRVKDLRVRTYIGIKEEEILNKQDVLINLTILYPAADAVQVNDIEHALNYRTITKAIIAHVEENRFALLERLTQELLDLVMANPAVRYAEVEVDKPHALRFAESVSIALAAQR
- a CDS encoding DUF1244 domain-containing protein gives rise to the protein MTEPMNLTDEQRTELEAAAFRTLVQHLRTRKDVQNIDLMNLAGFCRNCLSKWYKAAADDMGLPVSPDQAREEIYGMPYAEWKAKYQTDASPEQQAAFDNAKKH
- a CDS encoding HopJ type III effector protein; this translates as MTLNDFRSRLRSEQHLFTDTLAYIAEHYSYTPSAFTNGSVENPAGQNEGSCKTLGFAILEGLSEEESLLAFGEHYRAVRDNPEGTDHANIRALQVTGLAGVNFERQPLSRRG